In Marinilabiliales bacterium, the genomic window ACGGTGGCATTGGGTGTGGTCTGCCCGTTCTCGTAATTGTTCAGGGTGCTGCGTTTTAGTCCCAGTACAAAAGCCACATCCTCCTGGGTCTTCTTCCTCCTTTTGCGGAGGTGCTTTATGTTTGATGAAAAGTTCATCCTGAATGTTTTTATGTTATCGCATACCTGACTGCCCGGGTATTGCATGTGCTCCTCTCCTGCCCCTGACTTTTCGCCTGGAATATTCTGATCCGGATTTTTCCCTTTTGTAAATAAAGTTACTATATTATAGTCGCTAACATGACTATTTAATAGTCAAATATAGTTTATTTTTATTAAAAATCAAATTCTTAACCCGTCAAAGCGATGATTGCAAAGTATCATCGTAAACCGGATCAGTAAGGATCATCGGGAATATTACGGATAGGCAAGATTTTAAAGTGGCCTGAGTATAGACTGGGTTGTCCTGAGTGGCAAAAGCTAAAGAAGTAAAAAATGGATATTACAAACCGCGACATAGTGCACATGGACCTCGACAGCTTCTTCGTGTCGGTCGAGCGGCTGCAGAACAGCAGTCTGCAAGGCAAACCGATACTCATAGGCGGGACATCCGACCGTGCCGTCGTGTCAAGCTGCAGCTATGAGGCCCGCAAATTCGGAGTGCATTCGGCAATGCCGATGAAGATGGCCAGGATGCTCTGCCCCGACGCGGTAGTAATAAGGGGCGACATGGAAAATTACAGCAGATACTCGAATACCGTTACTGATATCATTGCTGAAAGCGCTCCCGTGTACGAAAAGGCATCGATCGATGAGCACTATATAGATATAAGCGGGATGGACCGCTTCTTCGGGTGCTACAGGTGGACCCACGAGTTGCGGCAAAGGATCATAAAAGAGAGCGGGTTGCCGATATCGTTCGGACTGTCGGTTAACAAGACGGTAGCGAAGATAGCTACCGGCGAGGCCAAGCCTGCGGGCGGGCTGCATGTGCAGAAGCCGGGGGTACCGCTGTTCCTGGCACCCCTTTCGATCAAAAAGATCCCGATGGTAGGCGAAAAGACCTTCCGTATGCTGCGGGCAATGGGTGTTGATACCATATCAACACTGCGACAGATGCCGCCGGAGCTTATGGAAAGGGTAATGGGGAAGAACGGGACGGAAATATGGAGAAGGGCCAACGGCATTGATAACACCCCTGTGGAGCCTTACTGGGAGCAGAAATCGGTCAGCACCGAACGCACTTTTGAGCAGGATACCACCGACGTTAAGATGCTGAGGGCGCTGCTGGCGGGAATGGTCGAAAAACTGTGCTATGAGCTGCGGTCGCAGCATAAGCTCACCTCCTGTGTTACCGTAAAACTGCGATACGCCAATTTCGATACCCACACCTTGCAAAAGCGTATCCCCTACACCTCGTTTGATCATACGCTGATTGAAATCTCGCGGGGACTGTTTGACAGGTTATATAACAGGCGACTGCTGATACGGCTTATAGGGGTACGCTTCACCCACCTGGTACAGGGGACCCAGCAGCTCAACCTGTTTGAGGACACCCCCGAGATGGTGAACCTCTACATGACGGTTGACCGGCTGAAAAGGAGGTTTGGGAAGATG contains:
- a CDS encoding DNA polymerase IV encodes the protein MDITNRDIVHMDLDSFFVSVERLQNSSLQGKPILIGGTSDRAVVSSCSYEARKFGVHSAMPMKMARMLCPDAVVIRGDMENYSRYSNTVTDIIAESAPVYEKASIDEHYIDISGMDRFFGCYRWTHELRQRIIKESGLPISFGLSVNKTVAKIATGEAKPAGGLHVQKPGVPLFLAPLSIKKIPMVGEKTFRMLRAMGVDTISTLRQMPPELMERVMGKNGTEIWRRANGIDNTPVEPYWEQKSVSTERTFEQDTTDVKMLRALLAGMVEKLCYELRSQHKLTSCVTVKLRYANFDTHTLQKRIPYTSFDHTLIEISRGLFDRLYNRRLLIRLIGVRFTHLVQGTQQLNLFEDTPEMVNLYMTVDRLKRRFGKMAVVRAVNAGVAPGKLPA
- a CDS encoding XRE family transcriptional regulator — protein: MNFSSNIKHLRKRRKKTQEDVAFVLGLKRSTLNNYENGQTTPNATV